The Athene noctua chromosome 15, bAthNoc1.hap1.1, whole genome shotgun sequence genome contains a region encoding:
- the NDE1 gene encoding LOW QUALITY PROTEIN: nuclear distribution protein nudE homolog 1 (The sequence of the model RefSeq protein was modified relative to this genomic sequence to represent the inferred CDS: deleted 2 bases in 2 codons) has protein sequence MEDSEGHHFSSVEEETRYWRELAMKYKQCAENTQEELREFQEGSREYEAELETQLQQTESRNRDLLSENNRLRMELESVKEKIEMQHSEGYRQISALEDDLAQTKAIKDQLQKYIRELEQANDDLERAKRATIMSLEDFEQRLNQAIERNAFLESELDEKENLLESVQRLKDEARDLRQELAVQQKQEKPKTPMRTTLETERTDTAVQASLSVPSTPLVHRAPNMNISTPATFRRGLEDSYGATPLTPAARISALNIVGDLLRKVGALESKLASCRNFVYDQSPNRTTMSMYMNRDVLETRLSPHQPLCDTGLVKRLEFGTRPSNIPGPMSHPSQSVVKMLL, from the exons ATGGAGGACTCAGAAGGACATCACTTCAGCTCAGTGGAAGAGGAAACCAGATACTGGAGAGAGTTGGCTATGAAATACAAGCAGTG TGCTGAGAATACACAGGAGGAATTGCGTGAATTCCAAGAAGGGAGTCGAGAGTATGAAGCTGAACTGGAGACTCAGCTGCAGCAAACAGAGTCCAGAAACAGAGACCTTCTGTCGGAAAACAATCGTCTGCGAATGGAACTGGAGTCAGTTAAG GAAAAGATTGAAATGCAGCATTCGGAAGGATACAGGCAAATC TCTGCGCTGGAAGATGACTTGGCACAGACAAAAGCTATTAAAGATCAACTTCAGAAATATATTCGA GAACTCGAGCAAGCAAATGATGACTTGGAAAGAGCAAAAAG AGCCACTATAATGTCTCTGGAGGATTTTGAACAGCGTTTAAACCAGGCTAttgaaagaaatgcttttctgGAGAGTGAGCtggatgaaaaagaaaaccttctgGAGTCCGTGCAGCGTCTGAAAGATGAAGCTAGAG ATCTACGACAAGAGCTTgcagtgcagcagaaacaggAGAAACCCAAAACACCGATGCGAACTACCCTGGAAACAGAAAGAACAGACACTGCAGTTCAAGCATCCTTATCCGTGCCTTCCACTCCCTTGGTGCACCGGGCACCCAACATGAACATATCCACCCCTGCAACATTTAGGAGAG GTCTTGAGGACAGTTATGGTGCAACTCCTCTCACACCTGCTGCAAGAATATCTGCACTTAACATCGTGGGAGACTTACTGAGAAAAGTGGGG GCTTTGGAGTCCAAACTTGCATCTTGCCGAAACTTTGTGTATGACCAGTCTCCAAACAGAACCACAATGTCCATGTACATGAACAGAGATGTCCTTGAAACACGCTTGAGTCCTCATCAGCCTCTGTGTGACACAGG GTTAGTGAAACGCCTGGAGTTTGGAACACGGCCTTCAAATATTCCAGGACCAATGAGCCATCCCTCGCAAAGTGTTGTCAAGATGCTGCTATGA